A region from the Medicago truncatula cultivar Jemalong A17 chromosome 6, MtrunA17r5.0-ANR, whole genome shotgun sequence genome encodes:
- the LOC120575972 gene encoding uncharacterized protein, with translation MLAAEQENAQLREELVNLKGEMERMALMMETMMAEREQAAISNSTPVMVVTAAPEGPPQPSPTTTTTIGLTQPLMTDFSSGNMATMGNSCFRPLGPQGPFATPQYSMPSGYPWGMPIATNGFFGPGATEMPFTQGQQTSTHFQMSQLIPQATMTQAGPTVHVGPQHEEQIYHSDSIMGDDKAIDWEERFGALEKKMSNMRGKETVVQSIYDLCLVPDVNIPPKFKMPVFEKYQGDTCPQNHLTMYISKMIAYKNNVPLLIHCFQDSLTGPAHTWFMGLKGVTTFEQLAEAFMQQYKYNTYLAPSRKELQSLTQKEKESFKEYAQRFIQKVAQIRPPLDERELSELFYETLSPCYSEKMIVCASQKFTDLVETGMRIEEWARKGAAVSGSSSGGSSGVSSNGNKKFGNGYPKRNAQEVGMVAHGGPQPVYPNHPFVANITPQMTAPQNPNYQSPRPQGPAPYYPPLYQPLYNLQQFPQQPYYPQQPYQQRPQQQPRPQAPYNQQNQRQQFDPLPMTYGALLPSLLAQNLVQTIPPPRIPDPLPRWYRPDLHCIYHQGAPGHDVERCFALKKEVQKLINSKELTFTDPDAVAQNNPLPTHGPAVNMIQDDQEEARILSVGDIKTPLVPIHVKMCRATLFNHNHETCDICSMDPRGCIQVQNDVQGLLNRRELVVTREPESKDVCVVTPVFRARRPLVINPNSTKPVGTPLVICVPRPTPTTAQKAVPYKYEGTILEPGSETTSPVAVDNIAENSRILRSGRIFPTVGPKSVSVPVDEPVKERNAGKGKAGEQAKEFDFEDADEVLKLIKKSEYRVVDQLLQTPAKISIMALLSSSGAHRDALRKVLDQAFVDYDVTLGQFESIVGNVTACNSLTFSDEDLPAEGNKHNQALFISVLCRTDSLSNVLIDTGSALNVMPKSTFDQLAYSEAPLRLSKVTVRAFDGTRRSVYGEVDLPISVGPHEFQVTFQVMEIQASFSCLLGRPWIHDAGAVTSTLHQKLKFVSRGKLITVSGESAFLISNLSAFSVIGGSGSDGPSFQGFSAEESVGKIETCMASLKDARRVIQEGKTEGWGQLVELPENKRKEGIGFLNSKPGMFDPTRGSFHSAGFIHDSPETNAILDDVSGGVTPVFVTPGGACCNWIAVDIPSVTPRSKLNISESVEHSDPMLSPNFEVPVYEAVAEEDEEIPNEIKWMLEQERKTIQPHQEEIEIINLGTEEDKKEIKIGASLDVSVKKRVIELIREYVDIFAWSYKDMPGLDPDVVEHRLPLKPECPPIDAGFLVTSEYPQWLANIVPVPKKDGKVRMCVDYRDLNKASPKDNFPLPHIDVLVDNTAKCKVFSFMDGFSGYNQIRMAPEDREKTSFITPWGAFCYVVMPFGLINAGATYQRGFIVSQKGIEVDPDKVRAIREMPVPKTEKQVRGFLGRLNYISRFISHMTATCGPIFKLLRKDQGVKWNDDCQKAFDQIREYLLEPPILVPPVDGRPLIMYLTVLEDSMGCVLGQQDETGKKEHAIYYLSKKFTDCESRYSMDPIKYIFEKPALTGRIARWQMLLSEYDIEYRTQKAIKGSILAEHLAHQPIEDYQPIKFDFPDEEVMYLKAKDCDEPVFGEGPDPESEWGLIFDGAVNVYGSGIGAVLITPKGTHIPFTARLRFDCTNNIAEYEACIMGIEEAIDLRIKKIVIYGDSALVINQIKGEWETRHPGLIPYRDYARRLLTFFNKVELHHVPRDENQMADALATLSSMINVNGHNTVPVINVQFLDRPAYVFVAEAIDDDKSWYHDIQVFLQTQKYPPGASNKDKKTLRKLSSRFFLNEDVLYKRNFDGVLLRCVDKHEAEKLMCEIHEGSFGTHSCGHAMAKKILRAGYYWITMHADCYNHAKRCHKCQIYADKIHIPPSMLNVISSPWPFSMWGIDMIGRIEPKASNGHRFILVAIDYFTKIITDNGTNLNNNMMKELCDDFKIQHHNSSPYRPQMNGAVEAANKNIKKIIQKMVVTYKDWHEMLPYALYGYRTSVRTSTGATPFSLVYGMEAVLPVEVEIPSLRVLMEADLSEAEWCQSSYISQG, from the exons ATGTTAGCGGCAGAACAGGAAAACGCTCAGCTCAGAGAGGAACTGGTTAACCTCAAGGGGGAGATGGAAAGAATGGCACTTATGATGGAAACTATGATGGCTGAGAGAGAGCAAGCAGCAATCTCTAATTCAACTCCTGTTATGGTCGTCACAGCTGCACCTGAGGGTCCCCCGCAACCATCTCCGACTACTACTACAACTATCGGCCTCACCCAGCCTCTGATGACTGATTTTTCTTCTGGTAATATGGCAACTATGGGCAACTCATGCTTCCGTCCTCTTGGCCCCCAGGGTCCCTTTGCTACTCCTCAGTATTCCATGCCTTCAGGCTACCCTTGGGGCATGCCGATTGCAACTAACGGGTTTTTTGGTCCAGGCGCTACTGAAATGCCTTTCACACAGGGTCAACAGACTTCGACACATTTCCAGATGAGTCAACTGATTCCTCAAGCTACCATGACTCAAGCAGGTCCTACTGTGCATGTTGGGCCACAACATGAAGAACAGATTTATCACTCCGACAGTATAATGGGGGATGATAAAGCAATCGATTGGGAAGAAAGGTTCGGTGCTCTAGAGAAGAAGATGAGTAATATGCGGGGAAAGGAAACAGTCGTCCAAAGCATATATGACCTTTGCTTGGTACCAGATGTAAACATACCTCCAAAGTTCAAGATGCCTGTATTTGAGAAGTATCAAGGGGACACATGTCCACAAAATCATCTAACTATGTATATTAGCAAGATGATAGCTTACAAGAATAATGTTCCTTTACTCATTCACTGCTTCCAGGATAGTTTGACTGGTCCGGCACATACCTGGTTCATGGGGTTGAAAGGAGTCACTACTTTTGAACAGTTGGCTGAGGCCTTCATGCAACAGTACAAATATAATACTTATCTGGCGCCAAGTCGCAAAGAGTTGCAGTCCTTAACCCAGAAAGAGAAAGAATCGTTCAAAGAATACGCACAACGCTTCATTCAAAAAGTTGCTCAGATTCGTCCTCCCTTGGATGAGAGGGaactttcagaattgttctatGAAACCCTGAGCCCTTGTTATTCAGAAAAGATGATTGTCTGTGCATCACAGAAGTTCACTGACTTGGTGGAAACAGGAATGCGTATCGAGGAGTGGGCTCGTAAGGGAGCAGCTGTTTCGGGAAGTTCTTCAGGTGGTTCTTCAGGGGTTTCGTCCAATGGTAATAAGAAATTTGGGAATGGTTACCCAAAGAGGAATGCTCAAGAGGTTGGCATGGTGGCTCATGGAGGACCTCAGCCCGTGTACCCTAATCACCCCTTTGTTGCCAACATCACCCCACAAATGACCGCACCCCAGAACCCAAACTATCAATCACCCAGACCTCAAGGACCTGCACCATACTACCCCCCATTATACCAACCACTATACAACCTACAACAATTCCCTCAACAACCATATTACCcccaacaaccataccaacaaagACCACAGCAACAACCCCGTCCTCAGGCTCCTTACAATCAGCAGAATCAAAGGCAACAATTTGACCCCTTGCCAATGACCTATGGAGCGTTGCTCCCTTCTTTACTTGCACAGAATCTGGTCCAAACAATACCACCTCCTCGCATTCCAGACCCTCTCCCACGCTGGTACCGTCCGGACCTTCATTGTATTtaccatcaaggggcaccaggccACGATGTGGAGCGTTGTTTTGCTCTTAAGAAAGAGGTTCAGAAACTGATAAATAGTAAAGAGTTAACCTTCACCGACCCTGATGCTGTAGCTCAGAACAATCCTCTGCCTACTCATGGGCCTGCTGTTAATATGATTCAAGACGATCAGGAAGAGGCTCGCATTCTCTCTGTAGGTGATATCAAGACTCCTCTGGTACCGATACATGTGAAAATGTGTAGAGCAACTCTCTTCAACCACAATCATGAAACTTGTGACATATGTTCGATGGATCCTCGTGGATGTATACAAGTCCAGAATGATGTGCAGGGTCTCCTAAATAGAAGGGAACTTGTGGTTACAAGGGAACCCGAGAGCAAGGACGTCTGTGTTGTCACTCCGGTATTCAGAGCTAGGAGGCCGCTAGTGATAAACCCTAACAGTACAAAGCCCGTTGGTACTCCCTTGGTAATCTGTGTGCCTAGGCCCACGCCTACTACTGCTCAGAAAGCTGTACCCTATAAGTATGAAGGCACGATTCTTGAGCCCGGAAGTGAGACAACTTCACCTGTTGCTGTGGATAATATCGCAGAGAATAGCCGGATTTTGAGGAGTGGCCGCATCTTTCCTACGGTGGGTCCGAAGAGTGTTAGTGTTCCGGTCGATGAGCCAGTAAAAGAGCGAAACGCCGGTAAAGGTAAAGCTGGGGAGCAGGCCAAAGAGTTTGACTTTGAGGATGCCGATGAAGTCTTGAAGCTGATCAAGAAGAGTGAATACAGGGTGGTGGACCAGCTGTTACAAACTCCTGCGAAGATTTCCATCATGGCCCTGTTATCAAGTTCTGGTGCTCATCGGGATGCCTTGAGGAAAGTACTAGACCAGGCatttgtggattatgatgtaacTCTGGGTCAATTCGAAAGCATTGTGGGGAATGTGACCGCGTGTAACAGTCTGACTTTCAGTGATGAGGATCTCCCAGCGGAGGGGAATAAGCATAATCAAGCATTATTCATCTCTGTACTTTGCAGAACGGACTCGTTATCCAACGTCCTGATAGATACCGGCTCTGCACTTaatgtgatgcccaagtcaacttTCGACCAATTGGCATACTCCGAGGCTCCTTTGAGACTTAGCAAGGTGACGGTAAGGGCCTTCGATGGAACTAGGAGATCGGTGTATGGTGAGGTAGATTTACCAATTTCGGTCGGCCCACATGAATTTCAGGTTACTTTCCAAGTCATGGAAATCCAGGCTTCGTTCAGCTGTTTGCTCGGCAGACCATGGATTCATGACGCTGGGGCTGTGACATCTACTCTCcatcagaaattgaagtttgtaagTCGTGGAAAGTTGATCACTGTGAGTGGCGAATCGGCCTTCTTAATCAGCAATTTGTCTGCTTTCTCTGTTATCGGTGGTAGTGGTTCAGACGGGCCATCATTCCAAGGGTTCTCTGCCGAAGAAAGTGTCGGTAAGATTGAGACTTGTATGGCTTCGTTGAAGGATGCCCGGAGAGTAATTCAGGAAGGCAAAACCGAAGGCTGGGGTCAGCTAGTGGAGTTGCCAGAAAACAAGCGTAAGGAGGGAATTGGTTTCCTTAACAGTAAGCCTGGGATGTTCGACCCTACCAGAGGTTCTTTCCACAGTGCTGGTTTCATTCATGATTCGCCAGAGACCAATGCAATTTTAGATGATGTATCTGGAGGAGTGACACCGGTCTTTGTGACGCCTGGAGGAGCTTGCTGCAACTGGATTGCTGTTGACATTCCTTCTGTGACACCCCGCTCTAA ACTGAACATAAGTGAATCCGTTGAACACAGTGACCCCATGctttctcccaactttgaggtcCCGGTTTACGAGGCTGTGGCAGAGGAGGATGAGGAGATCCCGAATGAGATCAAATGGATGTTGGAACAAGAAAGGAAGACAATTCAACCTCATCAGGAGGAGATAGAAATCATCAATCTGGGTACTGaggaagacaagaaagaaatcaagattggggcATCGTTGGATGTATCTGTCAAGAAAAGAGTAATTGAGCTTATCAGAGAATATGTTGATATATTCGCATGGTCATACAAAGACATGCCGGGTCTAGACCCTGATGTCGTTGAACACAGACTACCTTTGAAGCCTGAGTGTCCTCCG attgatgcaggTTTCCTAGTCACATCAGAGTATCCTCAATGGTTGGCCAACAtagtgcctgttccaaagaaagatggcaaagtcagaatgtgtgttgattatCGGGACTTGAACAAGGCTAGTCCGAAGGATAATTTTCCTTTGCCTCACATTGATGTATTGGTTGATAACACTGCTAAGTGCAAGgttttctccttcatggacggtttctccggctaCAATCAGATCAGGATGGCTCCtgaggatagagaaaagacgtctttcatcACGCCCTGGGGTGCTTTCTGCTATGTGGTGATGccatttggtttgataaatgctggtgccactTACCAGAGGG GCTTTATCGTCAGTCAAAAGGGTATTGAAGTTGATCCCGACAAGGTCAGAGCCATCAGAGAAATGCCTGTTCcaaagacagagaagcaagtcagaggttttctTGGTAGACTCAATTATATCTCCAGATTTATCTCTCACATGACTGCCACATGTGGACCAATTTTCAAGTTACTCCGCAAGGATCAAGGGGTGAAGTGGAATGATGATTGTCAGAAGGCTTTTGATCAAATCAGAGAATATCTGTTAGAACCTCCAATTCTTGTTCCTCCAGTTGACGGaagacctttgatcatgtatttaacagTACTGGAAGATTCCATGGGCTGTGTTttgggtcaacaagatgaaaccggaaagaaagagcacgcTATCTACTATTTGAGTAAGAAGTTCACTGATTGTGAGTCCCGATATTCT aTGGATCCtatcaagtacatatttgagaagccAGCTTTAACTGGAAGGATTGCTCGCTGGCAGATgttattgtccgagtatgatatcGAGTATCGCACTCAGaaagcaatcaaaggtagcatcttGGCAGAACATTTGGCTCATCAACCAATCGAAgactatcaaccaatcaaattcgACTTCCCAGATGAAGAGGTTATGTATCTAAAAGCAAAAGATTGTGACGAACCAGTGTTCGGTGAAGGTCCTGATCCGGAATCCGAAtggggtttgatatttgatggagCTGTTAATGTCTATGGAAGTGGAATTGGTGCGGTACTCATTACCCCTAAGGgtactcacatcccttttactgcGAGGTTACGTTTTGACTGCACAAACAACATCGCAGAGTACGAAGCTTGCATCATGGGTATCGAGGAAGCCATCGATTTGAGGATCaagaaaattgtcatttatGGAGATTCCGCTCTTGTgattaaccagatcaaaggagAATGGGAAACTCGTCATCCTGGATTGATTCCCTACAGAGATTATGCAAGGCGTTTGctgactttcttcaacaaagtagAGTTACATCATGTGCCCCGCgatgagaatcaaatggcaGATGCTTTAGCTACTCTATCCTCAATGATCAATGTGAATGGTCACAATACTGTGCCAGTAATCAATGTCCAATTTCTCGACCGACCTGCTTATGTGTTTGTAGCTGAAGCAATTGATGATGACAAGTCATGGTATCATGATATCCAAGTTTTCCTTCAAACTCAAAAGTACCCACCTGGGGCATCCAACAAGGACAAGAAAACATTGAGAAAATTGTCAAGCCGTTTCTTCCTTAACGAAGACGTTTTGTATAAAAGGAACTTTGATGGGGTCCTACTTAGATGTGTGGATAAGCATGAAGCAGAAAAATTGATGTGCGAGATTCATGAAGGCTCTTTCGGAACTCACTCATGTGGGCACGCCATGGCGAAGAAGATATTGAGAGCTGGGTACTACTGGATAACAATGCACGCTGATTGCTACAATCATGCCAAgagatgccacaaatgtcaaatctatgctgacaaGATTCATATACCACCATCTATGCTCAATGTCATCTCTTCCCCGTGGCccttctctatgtggggcattgacatgattggtCGGATTGAACCAAAGGCTTCCAATGGGCATCGCTTCATATTAGTGGCTATCGATtatttcaccaa AATCATCACAGACAATGGCACAAATCTGAATAACAACATGATGAAAGAGTTGTGCGATGACTTCAAGATTCAACATCACAATTCTTCTCCTTACAGACCACAGATGAATGGGGCAGTtgaagctgcaaacaagaacATCAAGAAGATCATACAGAAGATGGTAGTTACTTATAAGGACTGGCATGAAATGTTACCCTACGCTTTGTATGGATACCGTACCTCAGTGCGAACCTcgacaggggcaacccctttctctttggTATATGGTATGGAGGCTGTACTACCTGTAGAGGTTGAGATTCCTTCTTTAAGAGTCTTGATGGAAGCTGATTT